A window of Polynucleobacter sp. KF022 genomic DNA:
TTTGATGGTTTAGGAATGGCCATCCCAAAGACGACGGTTGCCCATAATTTTATAGAGAATGCTTTGTATCGATAAGCTGACGACATGATGACTGCCCGCCATATTGTTTACTTAATCATGTCCGTCTTATTGACGGCATGTATCTCCTCTCAACCATTTCCAAATGGAGTCGTTGAGGCTCAGCCCACTCCCACTCCTTCCATTCGCGCTCCAAAAGTAGGGCAAGAATGGGTGTATCGAGTACGTAATGTTTTTAACCAGGAGATAGTGGATACGGTTACTGAAAAAGTAGTTTCGGTTGGAGAGCAAATTCGCATTTCTAGGGTCGGCGTCAAAGCAGGCCCCTTACCAGATGAAATCCAATCTCCCTGGGGATTTGTGATTCAGGATCCACACTGGAGTCCGCCACAAAAATTTACTTCTGCAATTCCTATATGGCCTGAACAATTAAAAGCCAATTGGAATGGCTTTTATAGAACCCGGTATCAGGTCCTGGGTCATCCAGACGGCAGCTTCTATTGTGGGGTAAATGTCAATTCCTATCAATGGGAACGTATTTCAGTTACGGCGGGTGAATTTTTGACCCTGAAATATCAAAATGAGATGCCTTACTTTGAAAGTCAGGATGTTTTTAGAGTAGCAAATTACCGTGAGGATTTGCTTTGGCTCTCGCCAGAAGTTGGTCGCTGGGTGATACGTAGGAGCTATGGGCGTTACATTACGCCAGGCGTTTATTGGGCGAATGCTTACTGGGAAGATTACTTGGAGTGGGAGTTAATCTCCTGGAAATAAGCAAAGCGCTTAAAATAGTCTAATTGCTATGTATACCGTAAAAGAACTATTTCCTACCCTTCAGGGTGAAGGTGCCCACGCTGGTAGGGCGGCAGTATTTTGCCGATTTGCTGGGTGTAATCTTTGGAGTGGGCGTGAAGAAGATCGTGCCACAGCTATTTGCCAGTTTTGCGATACCGATTTTGTGGGTAGCGATGGCATTGGTGGCGGTAAGTTTGAAACGGCCAATGCACTTGCAGATGCCATTGAGTCTTCATGGCGCAGCACCTCTGCTGGACCTCAGCAGCGTTATGTTGTTTTTACTGGCGGTGAGCCTCTTCTGCAATTGGATGATGAGCTAATCGCAGCCCTTCATCGCAAAGGTTTTGAAGTTGCAATCGAAACAAATGGGACTATTAAAATTCCTAAAGGGGTTGATTGGGTTTGCGTCAGTCCTAAGGCTGGATCTGAATTAATTGTTTTGCAAGCAGATGAGTTAAAGCTGGTAATTCCTCAGCAAGATAATCTAGAGTTAGAAAAACTCATGGCTCGCTTTGAGAAGATGGATTATCGAAATCGTTTCTTGCAGCCTATGGATGGTCAAAATCTTAAAAGCAATACAGAATTAGCAGTAAGCTTGTGTCAAAAGCGTCCCTTATGGCGATTGAGTCTGCAGTCTCATAAGCTGATCGGGATTCGGTAATTTGGCCGAGCTCAAACAGGATAATTAAGTACCTAATGACAAATAAACAGCCTCCCATCTCAATTACCCGTCGCCTCGAGTTTGATTCAGGACATCGCATCCCAAACCATGATGGTCAATGCCGCCATCTACATGGCCATCGTTATGCGATTGAAGTCACTCTGACTGGTGAAGTGGCAGATCATCCAGGTAAGGCTGAGGATGGGATGGTGCTTGATTTTGGTGATATCAAGCGCTTAACTAATCAGTATGTTGTGGACCTTTGGGACCATGCTTTTCTGGTCGCCAAGGAGGATGAAGGTTTGGTGGCGTTTTTGGCTACTTTGCCCAATCACAAGACAGTCATCATGGATCACGTTCCGACTGTAGAAAATTTAGCAAATGCTGCTTTCGCAATACTGCAACCAGTTTTTAATAAAGCCTTTGGTGGTCGCCTGGAACTCTCTTCTGTTCGTCTTTATGAGACGCCTAATTGCTGGGCTGATGTCCACTCTGCGTAAATGATGCAAGCTGAGCTTGACCAGCAATATATGCGTATGGCAATTGAGCAAGCTCAGTTGGCTGCGCAATCAGGCGAGGTTCCTGTCGGGGCTGTCTTGGTTAAAGATGGCCAAGTCATTTCCAAAGCCTTTAATAAACCTATTGCAAATCATGATCCCAGTGCACATGCAGAAATGTTGGCCTTGAGAGAGGCTGCGCTTTCTGAAGGGAGTTATCGTATTCCTGGCAGCACTTTATATGTCACTCTAGAACCATGTGCGATGTGCTCTGGAGCAATGCTTCATGCTAGGATTGATCGTGTAGTCTTTGGCGCCCCAGACCCTAAGACAGGTGCTGCAGGCAGCGTCTTGGATTTATTTGCTTCTAAGCAGATTAATCACCAGACAAGCGTCGAAGGTGGCATCATGAGTGAAGAGTGTGGTCAGTTGTTACGTGATTTTTTTAAGGGACGACGTTGAAATCCATTCACCTGATTGCTCCATCTGGAGCAAGTTTAGATAGCAAAAGTCCTTTGGCTGGCATTGACTGGTTAGAGGAGCAAGGTATTGATGTCCAAAATGCAGATTGCGTACATCGAGTCTACGAGCGCTTTGCTGGCAGCGATGAAGCGCGTCTTGCTGAGATTAATCAGATTGCGCAATTAGATTCAAAAACCCTAGTGATGGCTATGCGCGGGGGATACGGTTTGCACCGCTTGCTTCCAGATATAGAGTGGAGTGCTATTGCTAAGGCAATTCAAACTGGTTTACAAGTTTGTGGCCATAGTGATTTCACGGTATTTCAGTTGGCTTTGCTGGCAAAAACAGGTGCCATTACTTTGGCTGGCCCAATGCTCAACTATGATTTTGGACGTCTTGGCGATAATGGCGCTCCAGTGGTGCCAGATGCATTTATGTGGGAGCATTTTCAGAGCGCTATTCAAAATCGCAAACTCGACTGTCAGGTTTTAACCCCGCAATCCTTTTTGGGTAAAGCTAATACTGGCTCCCTCGCAGGATTATTGTGGGGAGGTAATTTGACTGTGATCGCTGGTTTGGTCGGCACTCCATATCTCCCTGATGCCAAGCAAACGCAAGGCGGTATCTTGTTTCTAGAAGATGTGAATGAGCATCCCTATCGGCTTGAGAGAATGATGATGCAACTTCTAGATGCAGGTGTTCTTTCAAATCAAAGCACCATCTTATTGGGCGGTTTTTCCGCTTATCGTCTATACGATAACGACAGGGGTTATTCACTTGAGCGCGCTATCGAAGTAGTTCGCAAACGCTTGCCAAAAGAGATTCCTATATTGACCGGGCTGCCATTTGGGCACCAAGCAAATAAATTGACTCTGCCTATTGGCGCTACAGCTAGCTTAAATTTCAATTCAAATGGATTTGAGCTTAAGGCGCTGTGGTAACGATTAGTCACCTCTTGAAGCGCCCCTGTATCAGAAGCATCTTCTTTCTCATTGCATTTACCTTTACAGGAGCAGTTATGGCAACTGAAGAGCCAAAATATACTGTTCTCGAAAAAGAATCCCCTTTTGAAATTCGATCTTATGCGCCAATGATTGTGGCCGAGGTTCAAGTTGAGGGTGATTTGGATGGCGCATCTAGTCAAGGCTTTCGCTTAATTGCGGCCTATATATTTGGCCAAAATCAAGTGAGTGAAAAGATCGCTATGACTGCGCCGGTTACAGTGCAAGATCAATCGGCAAAGAATGCAAAGATTGCTATGACTGCCCCAGTGGGGATTGAGTCAAATGCTGGCAAGTGGGCAGTGTCTTTTGTGATGCCGGCTGAATACACTATGGAAACAATACCTAAACCAATCAATCCGCTGGTGCAATTACGTCAAGTTCCTGCAATCAAAAAAGCAGTCATTAGCTTTACTGGGTTCTATAACGATCAAAAAGTCGCTGAGAAAACTCTGGAATTGGAGCAGTGGATGAAGTCTAAAAATTTGCAGGGTACTGGCACGCCAAATTTTGCTCGTTATAACCCACCTTGGACTTTGCCATTTATGCGCCGCAACGAGGTCATGATTAGTCTACGTGACTAGTTCTTTGCTTCAAATCTCTTAAGTACAAACTGACCGCCACCATTAATGCCTAAAGTTTTTGTTAAGGTGGGCAAGGCAGCTGCTAAGTGTTTTTCAAGGGTCCACGGCGGATTAATAATAAACATACCGCTCGACTGAAGACGTCGCTCACCGGGAGCATTTTCAACGCGTAATTCAGTATGGAGCCAAGAGCGCTTATGGCTTGCAGCAATTTTTTTCAGGCGATCAGGCAGAGCAATAGATTCTCTTCTGGAGATCACGGGATACCAGATTGCATAGCAGCCTGTGGCAAAGCGTTGCAATGCCTCTTCCATGGCAGTCTCAAGATATCGATAATCTTGTTTATCTTCATAGGATGGATCAATTAATACTAGACCTCGTCTACTTGGTGGCGGTAGCAAACCCTTAAGTCTGGCAAAGCTATCCTCGGCATAAATATCAATCTGCTTTGATTGCTTTAGCTCACCTATGTTGTGACGCAGAATATCAATCTCTTTTGGATGCAATTCAAATAGCTTAAGACGGTCTTGCGGGCGTAACAAGCCAGCTAATATAAAAGGGGATCCTGGGTAGGACCTTAATTGGCCATCAGTATTTTCAGCTTCGATATGCTTTAAATACTCGAGGATGCTTTCGGGTATCGGGCTATTCGCATGTTTACATGTTTCGACATATTGAGCGAGGCGAAAGATTCCGCCATTCGCTTCTTTGCTTACTGTTGAGAAGCCATCCTGCAGGCTGTAAATACCTGCGCCGGCGTGCGTATCGACAATTGTGAGCGCACCCGGCTTTTCTTGTAGGTATTCAACTAGGTGAATCAGGGTGAGATGCTTCAGAATGTCTGCATGACTTCCAGCATGGAATGCATGTCTATAGCTAAACATATCTAGATGGACTCACAGTGGGCGTCCTTGAGTAAATTGCGCTTTGCCATACATCACAAGCGTACTCACGATGATAGCGACAGAAGCATATTGAAGCGGTTGGTTTAATTCGTGATCCATTATTTGAGTGAGGTGAGAATAGATTGCGATAACACCTCCAAGCGCAATCAGATGAGCCCATATCTTTTTGGGACCCAGTTGACTCTCTGGGAATTGATTGGCTAGTAAGGCTCCAATCATGCCACACCAAATACCAAATCCCGCTCCACCCAAAACGTCGGTGAGCCAGTGGGCACCAACTGCATTGCGCGATAGCCCAACCAATGCAGCAAGAGCAAACAAAAGCAGAAGCGGTGCTCTCTTCTCTTTACTTGCTGAAAAATAGAAAGCGCTTGCAATCGCAAATGCGGTTAGCGTATGACCAGAAGGGAAGGCTCTATGAAGTAGTGCTTCACCGATACGATAAAAACTTCCCTCGTTCAGAATGCTTGCAGGCCTTGGTAGATTAAATAGGCCTTTTAATGCAGCGCTTGATAGCGCCGCTATGGTACCTGCAAAAATACCTGCAGTTAAGATTCTTGGTGCCAAAAGTAAGAGTGGAAATGCGATTGCAAATACGCCCCAACCATTACCTAAAAAAGTAAGCCAAGTCCAAAGTGTGTCTGGCAACTGCTGGGTAAATTGATTGATGAATAAAAAACTACTGCTTTGTAGATTGCCAAAGTAGAGAATGAATGCAAGCGCGAGCGGAGCTAGCGGGATAAACCAAGCAAATCCAGGTATAGCCTTTTTACTCATCCGGCTTAACGGGCCTTCGCTTGATCGGCATCCTGCAATTGCTTGATGACTTTGTCTAAAACTTGTGGGACTGTAATGGCCTGCATACAGACATTGTCGTGACAAGGTGTTTTACGGTGATTGGCAGCGCTCACACAAGGAGAGCATGCAAGGTTTGCAGTGATAGCAATAGAATTGCCAACCGATCCGTAGAGTGCTGGAGTTTCAGGTCCAAAGAGAACAACCGTTCTTAATGGCGTTACTGCTGAGAAATGACCAGGACCAGAATCGTTAGTCACCATTACATCGGACAGGGTGTAAAGGGGTGGTAATTCTGCGAAGCTGACTTGCCCAGCAAAGTTCAGCGCGTTCTTAATATTTGCAACAACACGAACTTTCTCTACATAGGCAAACTCAGCGGGTGAGCCTGTGATCAGAATCAGATCATTTGGATATTCTTGGTGGATCGCTTGAATTAACTCAGAAAAACGTTGCTGAGCCCAGCGGCGTTGCGGCAAAAGATCACTTGCATTAGGGTTAATCAAAATCAGACGATTTTTTCCAGGGGTGTAGCTGATATTTGCTTCTTTAGCTAATTTCTCAATTCGCTCACGCACTTTTTCTAGAGCGCTTGGGTTGATGATGGCTTGCTCTAAGCGAACTTCAGAATCTGGAATTTCAATTTTGCTAAAAGGAACTTCAATCTTCTGGGCAAAAGCAGCATGAATCAAAGAAAGAAAATTCTTAGTAATGTGAATGTGCGGGTTGTAATGCACTTTGCGGGTGAGCATGAAGCCACGCCATAGCCCCTCGCCGTGAAAGATGTGATAACCCACACGACGCCGTGCACCACACATGCCAGTTAAAAGGGCTGTAAAGCGCGAAAACAGCTCTAGGTCAATGACGGTATCGATGCGGTGTTTGCGAGCAAGCATCAGAAAGAGTAGGGTGTCTTTAATTAAGCCACCCAAGCTGGATGAGTCAATAGTAAAGATATTTTCTGGCTTTACGGTATTGAGTAATGTGAGGCTGGCGCGATTACTTTTGAAAATCAAGAAAAAGATTTCTGCTCCACGCGCTTGAGCATTACGCATTGCTGGGTCGACCAAAATCGCACTACCCATTTCTGATAACTCAATAAAGAGTAATTTTTTTGGGGTCTCTGGTCCGCGATTAAATATATTTTTTACGCCATCAAGCAAAGCAATAACTGGACTCACAATTGCACATAGGGGTACGCCGACCCAATGATCAATGGCGCGCATAGTGTTGACGCTAATAGTCATAGTTTTGCTCTAAAAAATTATTTTCGTTTTAGTAAAAAATAGGCGCCAGGTAGAACTGACAAAACAGTGATTGCCCCATAACTTATGGAAGCTAGAATTGTTAAGGAGGGGTTGACACCCCAGAGGGCCAAGACTGAGGAGAGGGTGGCTTCACGCAATCCCCATCCAGAAATGCTGATCGGCAACATGAGTAGCAAGCTAAGTGCAGGCAAGCCAATCATGAGCCCTTCAATAGGAGCGTCAACGCCGTAAGCCTTGAGGCAAAAGAGCAGCGTTAAGATTGTAAGAAAGTGAATGCCAATAGCTAAACCTGCTTGGGCAATATTGTTAGGCCAAGCAAAGGCTAACTGAATTCCAGGCATTGCATTATTCATATTGAAGCGATCTAAGAATTTTTGTAATAGCTGCTTGCTTGGTCCCCAAGCCAAGATAAGTGCAATAGCTACGCCTGCCAACAGCATCACCACCATAACTGCATAGCCTAAGTCCTGACCCCAAGCCGCCAATGTGGCGCCGCCTAGAATTAATCCAAGGGCGCCAAGTAAATTATTTCCCGCCAGACCCAGTAGACGATCAACTAAAACCATTGAAAAACTTAAGCGTAACTTTGGTGTTGCATGCTCAAGATCTACTGAGTGATGCAGCTCTTCATCCAACTCCTTAGTTTCGGATAAATTGCCAGTGCTGGTTAAATGGGTTGCAGTAATGGCTCTATAACTATCGCCACCCAATGTACTTGGTAGACCTTGATTAATCAGTCCGCCTGCAAAATAGAGGCCAATGTAGGAGCGAATTCGGCGTGGAAATCCAACGGCCTGCATAAATAATCCCCAGCGATAGCCGCCGCAGATGAAGGCACTCATCATGCTCACTAGTGCTGCTATAAACCAAAGGGGCTGCATCTGAATCTGGGTATCAAATAGTGAGTGCCAGTCAATTCCGCTGGTTGCCTTCCAAAGCAGTGCAATAGATAGAAGGATCCGAATAGTGGGCCAAGCGCGCTTGAGGATGGTTTTCCAGCCCGATTGGGTTTTAGGAGTGGGCTGGGTCTGTGAACTCATAAGCGTAAGGATAATGCCTTGGAGGCCTAAGGTCTTGAATTTGGGGGAATTACTCTGAGCGACCGGGTCCCTGCCAATTCCTACAAAGGCTAAAGTCGAATTTGGATAAAACTCGGCCAAAACGCTCAATTTCTAGGCTATCCAATGGTTCGCATGTCTCAAAAGCCGACTTATTGCCGACTGGTATCGAGTGGGGCATGCCTGACCAGTTAATGAGCAGGGCGCTCCCTCCTGGCGGGATTTCTCCAAACCAGAGATCAAATTGATCCCGTCTCTGATCTAAAACAAATACCGGGGTCGGAGATGCATACCAAGCAGCGCGACTACCTAGAGTCCAATTTTGAACGGCAATACCATCTGCTTTAGTCGCCTTGGCTAGTTCGGCTGCTTTTTGCCCGGCTACTTTCCAACCATATAAATCTGCAATCGGATTGGATTTAATCGATGCATTACTAATGCCCCCGGATAAGACATAGGCAAAGCCAATGCAACACAGTGCGATCTGTATCAAAAATAAAATACGAATCCAGTTGCGATGTTGTATAGACCATGCTTTTGCTAGACCAATGCCGGCGAATGGCGTAAGACAAAACCATGCGGGCGAAGTCCAGTGAGGTAGACCGCCACCCCCGGATAGGCTAGTAAAGATTGCAAAAGGAATAAAAAAGAATCCTATAAGTGCAAACAGAGAAATCTTTGCCCCATGGATGCAGTCTTTTAAGAAAATAATGAAACCCAGAATCAATAGAGGGCCA
This region includes:
- the queE gene encoding 7-carboxy-7-deazaguanine synthase, producing MYTVKELFPTLQGEGAHAGRAAVFCRFAGCNLWSGREEDRATAICQFCDTDFVGSDGIGGGKFETANALADAIESSWRSTSAGPQQRYVVFTGGEPLLQLDDELIAALHRKGFEVAIETNGTIKIPKGVDWVCVSPKAGSELIVLQADELKLVIPQQDNLELEKLMARFEKMDYRNRFLQPMDGQNLKSNTELAVSLCQKRPLWRLSLQSHKLIGIR
- the queD gene encoding 6-carboxytetrahydropterin synthase QueD; translation: MTNKQPPISITRRLEFDSGHRIPNHDGQCRHLHGHRYAIEVTLTGEVADHPGKAEDGMVLDFGDIKRLTNQYVVDLWDHAFLVAKEDEGLVAFLATLPNHKTVIMDHVPTVENLANAAFAILQPVFNKAFGGRLELSSVRLYETPNCWADVHSA
- the tadA gene encoding tRNA adenosine(34) deaminase TadA; this translates as MMQAELDQQYMRMAIEQAQLAAQSGEVPVGAVLVKDGQVISKAFNKPIANHDPSAHAEMLALREAALSEGSYRIPGSTLYVTLEPCAMCSGAMLHARIDRVVFGAPDPKTGAAGSVLDLFASKQINHQTSVEGGIMSEECGQLLRDFFKGRR
- a CDS encoding LD-carboxypeptidase, translated to MKSIHLIAPSGASLDSKSPLAGIDWLEEQGIDVQNADCVHRVYERFAGSDEARLAEINQIAQLDSKTLVMAMRGGYGLHRLLPDIEWSAIAKAIQTGLQVCGHSDFTVFQLALLAKTGAITLAGPMLNYDFGRLGDNGAPVVPDAFMWEHFQSAIQNRKLDCQVLTPQSFLGKANTGSLAGLLWGGNLTVIAGLVGTPYLPDAKQTQGGILFLEDVNEHPYRLERMMMQLLDAGVLSNQSTILLGGFSAYRLYDNDRGYSLERAIEVVRKRLPKEIPILTGLPFGHQANKLTLPIGATASLNFNSNGFELKALW
- a CDS encoding heme-binding protein: MATEEPKYTVLEKESPFEIRSYAPMIVAEVQVEGDLDGASSQGFRLIAAYIFGQNQVSEKIAMTAPVTVQDQSAKNAKIAMTAPVGIESNAGKWAVSFVMPAEYTMETIPKPINPLVQLRQVPAIKKAVISFTGFYNDQKVAEKTLELEQWMKSKNLQGTGTPNFARYNPPWTLPFMRRNEVMISLRD
- the rlmJ gene encoding 23S rRNA (adenine(2030)-N(6))-methyltransferase RlmJ, with the protein product MFSYRHAFHAGSHADILKHLTLIHLVEYLQEKPGALTIVDTHAGAGIYSLQDGFSTVSKEANGGIFRLAQYVETCKHANSPIPESILEYLKHIEAENTDGQLRSYPGSPFILAGLLRPQDRLKLFELHPKEIDILRHNIGELKQSKQIDIYAEDSFARLKGLLPPPSRRGLVLIDPSYEDKQDYRYLETAMEEALQRFATGCYAIWYPVISRRESIALPDRLKKIAASHKRSWLHTELRVENAPGERRLQSSGMFIINPPWTLEKHLAAALPTLTKTLGINGGGQFVLKRFEAKN
- a CDS encoding phosphatase PAP2 family protein, coding for MSKKAIPGFAWFIPLAPLALAFILYFGNLQSSSFLFINQFTQQLPDTLWTWLTFLGNGWGVFAIAFPLLLLAPRILTAGIFAGTIAALSSAALKGLFNLPRPASILNEGSFYRIGEALLHRAFPSGHTLTAFAIASAFYFSASKEKRAPLLLLFALAALVGLSRNAVGAHWLTDVLGGAGFGIWCGMIGALLANQFPESQLGPKKIWAHLIALGGVIAIYSHLTQIMDHELNQPLQYASVAIIVSTLVMYGKAQFTQGRPL
- a CDS encoding glycosyltransferase family 9 protein, which produces MTISVNTMRAIDHWVGVPLCAIVSPVIALLDGVKNIFNRGPETPKKLLFIELSEMGSAILVDPAMRNAQARGAEIFFLIFKSNRASLTLLNTVKPENIFTIDSSSLGGLIKDTLLFLMLARKHRIDTVIDLELFSRFTALLTGMCGARRRVGYHIFHGEGLWRGFMLTRKVHYNPHIHITKNFLSLIHAAFAQKIEVPFSKIEIPDSEVRLEQAIINPSALEKVRERIEKLAKEANISYTPGKNRLILINPNASDLLPQRRWAQQRFSELIQAIHQEYPNDLILITGSPAEFAYVEKVRVVANIKNALNFAGQVSFAELPPLYTLSDVMVTNDSGPGHFSAVTPLRTVVLFGPETPALYGSVGNSIAITANLACSPCVSAANHRKTPCHDNVCMQAITVPQVLDKVIKQLQDADQAKAR
- a CDS encoding lysylphosphatidylglycerol synthase transmembrane domain-containing protein, translated to MSSQTQPTPKTQSGWKTILKRAWPTIRILLSIALLWKATSGIDWHSLFDTQIQMQPLWFIAALVSMMSAFICGGYRWGLFMQAVGFPRRIRSYIGLYFAGGLINQGLPSTLGGDSYRAITATHLTSTGNLSETKELDEELHHSVDLEHATPKLRLSFSMVLVDRLLGLAGNNLLGALGLILGGATLAAWGQDLGYAVMVVMLLAGVAIALILAWGPSKQLLQKFLDRFNMNNAMPGIQLAFAWPNNIAQAGLAIGIHFLTILTLLFCLKAYGVDAPIEGLMIGLPALSLLLMLPISISGWGLREATLSSVLALWGVNPSLTILASISYGAITVLSVLPGAYFLLKRK